A genomic segment from Corylus avellana chromosome ca5, CavTom2PMs-1.0 encodes:
- the LOC132182526 gene encoding uncharacterized protein LOC132182526, producing the protein MHTLNAVLLLGDTALNCLRVPFYRISFFLLWTGVFVIFQWIIRAFVSNRWPYPFLDLSSPYAPIWCLLMALMHLPYYGIFALIVKVQLYLLSKLFCSLLSVLKMGKYINLTPCEAKQILRLHQSSIQVLPVDT; encoded by the exons ATGCATACACTCAATGCAGTTTTACTCCTTGGTGATACAGCATTGAATTGCTTG CGGGTCCCCTTTTACcggatttctttctttcttctatggACTGGTGTTTTCGTCATTTTCCAGTGGATCATTCGTGCTTTTGTCTCAAATCg GTGGCCATACCCATTTCTTGACTTGTCATCACCATATGCTCCAATATG GTGCTTATTGATGGCACTGATGCATCTTCCATACTACGGCATCTTCGCATTAATTGTGAAAGTACAGCTCTATTTGTTGTCAAAATTGTTTTGCTCTCTCTTATCGGTGTTAAAGATGGGGAAGTATATCAACTTGACTCCCTGTGAAGCCAAACAGATTTTAAGGCTGCACCAGAGTTCCATTCAAGTTCTCCCTGTGGATACTTGA
- the LOC132182525 gene encoding uncharacterized protein LOC132182525, producing MSNAGQSASRKRTAAVAAERTKRIDEGVDALQKLFPHSGEGDEVFVMNHIIEQCKSLQLQIKDLSRSRLKGDSSAEHVDIVDEGCGRITSQEMLNEHLGKMLQDNPSLPLGGKHHLFSMPIESSLSLEKREKQF from the exons ATGTCCAACGCAGGCCAGAGTGCATCAAGAAAGCGAACTGCGGCAGTTGCAGCT GAGCGCACAAAACGAATTGACGAGGGGGTCGATGCATTGCAAAAACTGTTTCCACATTCTGGGGAG GGTGATGAAGTTTTTGTAATGAATCATATCATTGAACAATGCAAGTCTTTGCAGCTGCAAATAAAg GATTTGAGTCGAAGTAGATTGAAAGGTGACTCAAGTGCTGAACATGTGGATATTGTCGACGAG GGATGTGGTCGCATTACTAGCCAGGAGATGCTGAATGAACATCTGGGAAAAATGCTGCAGGATAACCCATCTCTTCCTTTGGGAGGCAAGCATCATTTGTTCTCGATGCCCATCgaatcttctctctctctggagaagagagagaagcaatTTTAA